GGTAGCATTCCGTTCATCCAAAAACATTTCTCACTCGTGATCATTGGTATCCTAGTAGTGTCCGTCTTACCAGCGATCATCTCCGCTGTCCGCTCGGCACTGGCATCAAAAAAAGAAGCCCAAATGAAGAAATAACTATCCCGAGCGTCACCATTATCAATGGTGATGCTTTTTTCAACGTGCCATGTTTGGTATACTATAATTGACTAACATCTTGGGGGTGTTACGGAATCGACTGGCATCGTTCGAGCTAGTATTGCGTTTAGGGGTTGTGAACCTTAATCCACTCAGAAGAATTAACTGCAAAAAATTCAAACACTATGGCTTTAGCTGCCTAAAAAACAGCTTGCCTAACTCACTCTTTTCTTAGTTGCTGATTTGAGTAAGTCATTAGATTGCAACCTGCGAGTAACCCTCCCACCTGAAGTGGTTACTAAGAGGATAATCAGGTTAGCGAATGTGATCGCCTTGTGGATTGGCGTGCACGTAGCGAAACTTAAATAAATCGACTATGAACGTAGATGTATTAGTGCCGAGATGGTAGGACAGGGGTTCAACTCCCCTCACCTCCATTAACAGCAACTTGGTATGCAGCCTGATGCAAATCAAGTTGCTTTATTTTTTAATTAAGAAAGCAGAAGGGCATATGTCATTTATTTTTATCTTATTTCCAGTATTAGTCGCACTTGAGGCTCTCTACATTATGTATCTCGAAATGTTTGGTTCAATCAAAGCGCAAGCGAAGGCTTTTGAAATCGACCCAAAAGCACTGATTATCCCTGAGGTTAAAACCTTGTTAGGGAATCAAGGGGTTTATAACGGCTTGTTAGGGCTGTTGATCATCGCCACCATTTTAGTTTTGCCCACCCCCTATGAAACTAACCTGTTGTTATTAGAAATGGCTTTTGTCCTCATCGCAGCTATTTATGGCGGCTTCACTGCCAGTCGCAAGATTTGGTTAGTCCAAGGGCTGCCGGCTGTCGTTGCGATCCTCATGTTACTAATCAAATAATTAATTTTATTTGGCAAAATAAAAAGGCACTCCAATTTGCGCGTAGGAGTGCCTTTTTGCTATGTCTCAATGTTTAAAGATCTTCTTCTCCAATTAAAGACTTGATAGCATTTTGAATAATTATATTATAAAACAGACTTATCGAAATTGTTAGTGAATTATGAAAATTTATGACTAAATTTTGACATTATTTTAAAGTAAAGGGGGTGTCAGCACCTAATCGACAATCGCTGCAAATAAAAAACGACCTTTCATGCCGAAAGATCGTTTAGTCTATTTATTATTCAAAATCAGTTTCATTAGGATCAACGATGACGTTGCCAGCTTCGATCTCTTCAAAAGCTTGCCCGATTGGCTTTACTGAGTCAAAGTGACTCAACGTTGGCAATGCGCCCTTCTCCAACTCATGGGCCCGCTTAGCACCCAATGCGATCAACTTGTAACGTGAATTTTCAACCTTTAACAAGTTGTCAACTGATGGATATAGAATTCCTTTTTCGCTCATTTGTCAATCTCCTCAATCATCGCAATATATTCTGGTAACACTCGGTTCACCCGTAAACGTTCTACTTTAACTATGTCTTTAATACGTTGCACGGCGTTTTCAACCTCATCATTGACCACAGCATAATCATAATTAGCCATCATGCGAATCTCAGAAGCAGCCGTATTCACCCGCTTGTCAATCACGTCCATATCTTCTGTGCCCCGCCCAACTAAACGTTCTTTTAAAGCGTCCAAGTCAGGTGGTGTTAGGAAGATATAGGCGCCCTCAGGCATCTTTTCTTTAACCTGCAAAGCTCCCTGTACTTCAATTTCAAGGAAAACGTCGCGGCCTGAGGCCAATGTATCATCAATGAAAGTCTTCGGTGTCCCGTAATAGTTCCCAACGTATTCCGCATACTCAAGCATATTACCCTCGGCAATATTCTTTTCGAATTCTTCACGGGTGACAAAGAAGTAATCCTCACCATTCATTTCACCTTCTCGCGGATTACGAGTGGTCATCGAAATTGAATATTGAAAGTCGATGTCTGTTTCTTCAAACAACGCCTTTCGTACTGTGCCCTTACCAACACCTGATGGTCCTGACAAGACAATCAATACGCCACGCTTCATGGTAGATACTTCCTTTTCTAAAAACTATTACTCTAATCATACTCGGTTTACCCTATTTAGACAAGGTATACAACACGCCCCACAAGATAATCTCAGGATTCGTTAATAGCAACCGGCGCGTGATGCCCGTATTAGGTACATTCAAGCTCTGCCATTGTTGCTTGCCCAGCTCACGAATGGCTGTCACAAAGGTCGCCGCTGTATACACAGGCAGCTTATCCACGCCCAGTAACCGACCTAATCGTTCAATCACAGCTAAGCCAAGGGCTTGTGCATCATAGTCTTGATATTCCGTATCGACGGCCAGCCATTGTTTAAAACGCAACCACACGAGCGGATCTGCCAAGAACAAGGCAATCGGGGCTGTCGCAGCATGCTTAGCTAACGCTTTGCGAAATGTTTGACTGAATGGTTGCCAATCCGTGTTTGGTTCAAAGGCGTAATAATAACCTGCATAATCTCCTAACATTTGGCGGGTACGAATTTCACCCAAGCGCATATGTTCGGCACTCCGTTCAGGCAAAAAATCTAGCAAAGGGCCTAATGTCCAGGGCGAACGCACCATATGGACCTGCACATCGGCTGGTACCTTATCCTTGTAGACAGAACCCTCCATCATATACACAGCCCAAATCTCTTTGGCACCTTGTTTGGCCGCATATTCGATTGGAATATTATCTGTAAACCCACCGTCAATATATTGTTTCCCCTTAATCCAAACTGGATCGACAATCGGATAAAATGCGCTGGATGCGACAATCCATTCGACCAGTTCTTCCACCCTAGTCTCCTCATTCACCGCGTAATGCGTTTCCTTGAGGAGTGGGAATTCTGTGGCTACTAAGGTAAACGGTATTTTATGAGGTAAAGCCAATTCTTGTGCGACAACTGGACGCAGGATTTCACGTAATTTATCTTTCTCAAAATAGTTTTGCCGGACAAAATGTTCTGCAAGCACTTTGCTTAATTCATATCGTGTGGCACCCACAGTGGCGATGCCATACACTTTGTCTGTCGTTAACGAATCCCAGGTCGCATGTGCCACCGTACTATCTAAATGCATTAAAGACATCCCTGTGATTGCACCAACCGAGACACCCCACAGATAATCAGGTAGGATCTGGTGCTCCTTGAGCACATCGAAAACACCCGTTGCAAAGGCACCATGGGCCCCACCTCCACCTAAAACTAACGCTGTTGGATACGTAAATTCTCGGACGTACACCTGATTGGCAACTTGATTAAGTTCCAGGCGCTGCAATAAATCAGCATTGTCGATCACCAGGCGCACTTGAACTGCATCGAAGCGGTGCTGACTAAACACCGTCAACCAATATTGCATCGCCTTGATATCTTGCAAGCGGCGACTAATCAACGCATTGATGATGACCGCCTGATGATGCTGCTTTTTGTATAATAAAACCCCTTCTAAGACATTGCTTTTCTCGTCTACTAACGTTAATGCAAACACATCAGCCTGCGCTTTTTGTTGCTGGTAAGCTTGCCGGGCTGCCGTCGCATCTGAATAAATACCGATGGCTTGAAGATACGGATATTGTCCTAATTCGGGCTTCAAAGTACTAATTTTCATTGCTTCTCCCCCTTAAAAATAGCTATTTCAAGTGCATTATAGTCTTTTATCGTGAAAACAAAAAACGCCATCTATTTTAAATAGAGCCGTTTTAAGGTGTTCAGATCATATTTTTAAAAGATCACGCGCATTTTGGCGGGCTGCAGCGGTAAGTTCACTACCTGACAACATCCGGGCCACTTCGTCCACCCGTTCTTCAACAGTTAATTCCCGCACACTTGTTTCGGTGCGATCAGCAACGATATTTTTTTCGATGTACAAATGAGTCGCTGCAATGGCCGCCACTTGTGGTAAATGCGTGATTGTTAACACTTGTGAATTCTCCGCAATCATGGCTATTTTTTCGGCAATTGCTTGGGCCACCCGTCCAGAGACACCCGTATCAACTTCATCAAAAATAATTGAGGTGATACCTTGTCGTTTCGAAAAGATGGTCTTCATGGCCAACATCATCCGACTAAGTTCACCACCAGAGGCGATTTTAACTAAGGGCTTCGCAGTTTCACCTGGATTCGTCTGAATATAGAATTCGATATCATCTTGACCAGTGCTCGTTAAGGTATTTGCTTTATCAAAATGAACTGAGAAAATGGCCTTGTCCATCACCAAATCCTTTAGTTGCAGATGAATTTGTTCAGCCAGTAAACCTGCTTTGGCTTGGCGGACTGCGGTTAATTCATCCGCGTAAATCTGGGCTTGTGCCTGTGCCACTGCTACTTGATCAGCCAGCTCAGCAGCCGTCGCACCCGTGCCAATCATTTGGGCTAACTCTTCATCCACTTGACTTTGATGTGTCAAAACATCAGCAATGGTGACACCATACTTACGCTCTAGGTTACGAATCAAATTCAACCGATCTTCGACAAATTGCAGACGTTCCGCATCAAATTCCAGATTATCACGCGCACTTTGAATGGCAGTGGATGCCTCCTGTAATTCAAAATAAGCACCCCGAACTTGTTCCGTTAATACTTGGTAAGTGGGGGTTAATTCCTCAATATCTTCCATGGCATCAACCGCGACCGAAACGGTCTCTAATCCGTTACCATCCCAGTCACCTGCTAAGGCTTCATAAGACTTAGACAAGGCCTCCAAGACATCCTGAAAATTAGTTAATGCCTGATATTCTGCTTCTAAGGCAGCTTCTTCACCATCATGCAAGTCCGCTTCAGCTAATTCTTTTGCTTGAAACGATAACATATCATAGCGTTGTGCCCACTCTTGCTCATTTTCGAGGCGTTGATGGTACTGTTCCTCAAGTTCACGATAGGTATCATATGCTGCCTGATATTGTTGTAGCAGGGGTTCAATCTCTTGCTTCCCAAATTCATCCAACAACACCCGATGGCGGTCGACGTGCATTAACTCTTGATGCTCATTTTGACCATGAATATCAACTAAGAAGAGACCAATGCGTCGCAAAATCGTGGTATTGACTAAGGTGCCATTCACCCGAATCACATTACGGCCATTCCGTTGTAATTCACGATGAATCAATAGTTGCTGCGACTCTAATATAATGCCGTACTGGTCTAAAACGGCGACCAACTTAGAATTTTCAGGAATGTCATAGAGCCCTTGTAAAATTGCCCGATCCGCCCCTTCGCGAATGAAATCTTGTGAACCACGCCCACCCGTCAGTAAGCCAACGGCATCAATGATAATTGATTTACCCGCACCCGTTTCACCGGTCAAAACCGTCATGCCATCATTAAATGTCAAATTCAGCTTCCGAATAATCGCAAAATTTTGAATGGATAATTCCTGTAACATCACAGCTCCTTTGCTCATTAACCAGGTAAACTCTGTAACTTTTTAACAAAATTTGCAGCATTAACCGCTGTTTTCAAGACGATCAGTGCACCCGTATCGTCACCAATAACCCCAAAAACTTCAGTAAACTCACATGTTTCAAGGGCATTCTTCAATGCTGGTCCGGTTCCTGGTGCGACCCGAACCATAATCATATTGGCCTGAAAATCAATTGAACTGGTCTCTTCATGCAAGATTTGACCGAGTTGAGCTAAATAATCAGTGCCATTCATCATGGCATAGGCAAACCCGCCCGTCTCTAAAGGTACCTTGACTAGTTGCATACTAGCGATATCGCGCGAAACGGTTGCCTGCGTGACTTCCCAACCTTGCTCATTTAACAAATCAACCAATTCTTCTTGTTTTTGAATCTTATGCGTACTGATGAGTTGCTTAATGGCTTGCTGGCGTTGTTGCTTATTCCGTGCCATCGGCCTGCTCCTTTCGACGCGCGTTCAGCTGAGCATGGGCCGCCTCAACAACCGCCCGACGATCGCGTTCAGAAATGGTCTCCTCACCACCGTCAAGCTTCAAATGGGCAATAAACTCAATATTCCCTGAACCACCTTTAATTGGTGAAAAATCAAGGGCCACGATGCTAAACCCTGCCGTTTGTGCATACCCTGCCACTTTATTAATGACTGCTAAGTGCGTGGCGGCATCTTTAACAATGCCATGTTTACCAACTGCCTCACGTCCAGCCTCGAATTGTGGCTTAATCAATGTGGCGACTGAGCCTCCGGGCGCCAAAATTTTAGATAATGGTGGCAAAATCAAATTCAGAGAAATGAATGAGACATCAATCGTCGCCCGTTCAGGTTGACCATGCGTAAAGTCATCTGGCTGAGCATAACGAAAATTAGTATTTTCCATGACCACGACGCGACTATCTGAACGTAATTTCCAGGCTAATTGATTTGTCCCAACATCCAGTGCGTACACTAATTTAGCACCATTCTGCAATGATACATCCGTAAACCCACCCGTTGATGATCCGATATCTAGCACCACTTTATCAGCCATTGAAATGTCAAACACATTGATCATTTTTTCCAACTTAAAGCCACCACGTGAAACATACGGCATGGGCTTGCCTTTAAGATGTAGTTCGGTCGTCACAGGAATTTTTTCACCGGCTTTGTCCATACGTTGTTCATTTTGACCAAGGATTTCACCTGCCATAATGGCCCGCTTGGCCTGTTCACGTGATGTAAACAAACCCTGTTGTACCGCTAATATATCCACGCGTTCTTTTTCAATTCCTGCCATCGTTACTCCATTTCATCCTTAAAATATGCTAAAAACGCGTTCAGCTGCTGCATCGAGTGCCCAGTTAAAGTCTGTAACCCATCCACCTGTTCCTGGGCCAACGTGACCTGCTGTTGTAACGCTTGTTGCGCACCAGTCACTCCCAGGAGATAGGGGTAACTTTGCTTATCCTCGGTATCATCTTGGGCCAGATCATCTAAGTCATCTTTAATTTGAAAAGCCAACCCATAGGTCATCCCGAAATCCCAGAGTAAGCTCAAGGCATCCTCGTTTGTTTGGCCGATAATCCCGCCAGCAACGGCAGCATACCCGAGCAAAGCGCCAGTTTTACGATAATGAATGGCCATTGCTTGCTCGAGGGTGATGGTTTCAGCAGCGGTCGCTGCCATGTCTGCAACTTGACCAGCTACCATGCCATCAGCACCACTCGCCTGTGCCAACTGTAACATCAGCTCAGACTTTTGCCCTGCTGAAAGGAGTTCACTTTGCGCCAACCATTGATACGCCAAAGGTTGTAGGGCATCCCCAGCTAAAATTGCTAACGCCTCACCGTACACTTTATGACTGGTCGGCTGACCTCTGCGTAAGTCATCATCATCCATTGCCGGTAAATCATCATGGATTAAGCTATAGGTGTGGACTAATTCAACGGCGCTGACCTCAGTTAAATAATTTTGCCAAGCCAGCCCTAAATCTGCTAGCACAGCTAACGATAAAGCTGGTCGCAGTCGCTTACCACCATTCATCACAGAATAATTCATCGCTTCAGCGAGGGCTGGTAATTGACTGGCTGTCGTTAATTGTTCAGCCAAGTTCTCTTCAATGGCCGGCTGTACTTTAGCCATAAATGCTGCTAAGTTCATGCCTGTCCCTCTGCTGAAAAATCAGTCATTGTCCCATCTTCGGCCACAATTTTGGTTAGGCTTTGTTGGGCATTTTGCAAAGTGTTTTGTAATTGTTTAGATAACTTCACGCCAGTTTCAAATTGTGCAATGGCTTCTTCTAATGGCACATCACCTTTTTCTAACTGGTTCACAATTTTTTCCAATTCAGCCAAGTTCTCTTCAAATGTTTTTTCTGCCATCATGCTTTCCTTTTTTCTGTAATCGTTGCCTTAACATGACCGTCATGCAACCGTACTTCGATGTGATCACCCACGGCTAAATCATCAATACTTTGAATAATCCCCTGCTCACCAGTGGTCACACTATAACCGCGTGCCAACACCTCGAGTGGACTCACTAAATTCAAATGCGCCACTAACTGCCTAAAGTGCTCATCCTTCTTTGTAAATGTCTGACTTATGGCTGGTTGTAGCCGTTGTTGAACTAACGCAAACTGATGTTCGGCCCGCTCCACCTGCTGACCCATGTTGCTGACTAAACGATTTTGTGCTAAATCTAATCGCTGCATCACTCCCTCATATAGGCGGTTTGGCTCAGTGAGGACATAGCGCCCTTGGACTCGCTGTAATCGGCTTTCAAGTTCAGTGATTTTGTGCGACACGCTGTTCACCATGCGTGTTTGCCAATCTGTCAAACCATTCCATACCTGTGGTAGCGTAATCGGGGTGGCTAGTTCAGCGGCGGCGGTGGGGGTAGCTGCTCGTTGATCAGCAACAAAATCAGCAATGGTCGTATCGGTCTCATGACCAACTGAACTGATGACTGGTAAGGGCATATCCGCTAGTCGATAGGCTAGTTTTTCATCGTTGAACGCCCACAGGTCTTCCATCGAACCACCACCACGCCCGATGATTAAGACGTCGTAATCGCCTTGAGCGACAGCATCTAATTGTCGCAACAGGTCTGGGACAGCCTGGGCTCCCTGGACAACCGCTGGGTATAAATAAATGCCGGCGATTGGATAACGGCGTGCCACAGTGGTCATGATATCGCGAATGACTGCGCCACTAGGGGATGTAATCACCGCAATTTTTTTCGGGAACTGGGGGATGACTTTTTTAGGTCGACTAAATAGTCCAATTTCAGCGAGCTTGTGCTTGAGTTGTTCAAATTGTAACGC
This is a stretch of genomic DNA from Weissella soli. It encodes these proteins:
- a CDS encoding DUF1304 domain-containing protein, with translation MSFIFILFPVLVALEALYIMYLEMFGSIKAQAKAFEIDPKALIIPEVKTLLGNQGVYNGLLGLLIIATILVLPTPYETNLLLLEMAFVLIAAIYGGFTASRKIWLVQGLPAVVAILMLLIK
- the gmk gene encoding guanylate kinase, which produces MKRGVLIVLSGPSGVGKGTVRKALFEETDIDFQYSISMTTRNPREGEMNGEDYFFVTREEFEKNIAEGNMLEYAEYVGNYYGTPKTFIDDTLASGRDVFLEIEVQGALQVKEKMPEGAYIFLTPPDLDALKERLVGRGTEDMDVIDKRVNTAASEIRMMANYDYAVVNDEVENAVQRIKDIVKVERLRVNRVLPEYIAMIEEIDK
- the xseA gene encoding exodeoxyribonuclease VII large subunit, whose translation is MIEYLTVTALTKYLKRKFTVDPHLQKIYLTGEVSNFRPRAKHQYFSIKDAHATIGAAIWQGVYARLPFKLVDGMKVNVTGHMDLLETSGSYSIIVDKIEPDGVGALALQFEQLKHKLAEIGLFSRPKKVIPQFPKKIAVITSPSGAVIRDIMTTVARRYPIAGIYLYPAVVQGAQAVPDLLRQLDAVAQGDYDVLIIGRGGGSMEDLWAFNDEKLAYRLADMPLPVISSVGHETDTTIADFVADQRAATPTAAAELATPITLPQVWNGLTDWQTRMVNSVSHKITELESRLQRVQGRYVLTEPNRLYEGVMQRLDLAQNRLVSNMGQQVERAEHQFALVQQRLQPAISQTFTKKDEHFRQLVAHLNLVSPLEVLARGYSVTTGEQGIIQSIDDLAVGDHIEVRLHDGHVKATITEKRKA
- a CDS encoding arginine repressor, with product MARNKQQRQQAIKQLISTHKIQKQEELVDLLNEQGWEVTQATVSRDIASMQLVKVPLETGGFAYAMMNGTDYLAQLGQILHEETSSIDFQANMIMVRVAPGTGPALKNALETCEFTEVFGVIGDDTGALIVLKTAVNAANFVKKLQSLPG
- the rpoZ gene encoding DNA-directed RNA polymerase subunit omega, producing MSEKGILYPSVDNLLKVENSRYKLIALGAKRAHELEKGALPTLSHFDSVKPIGQAFEEIEAGNVIVDPNETDFE
- a CDS encoding patatin-like phospholipase family protein, with the translated sequence MKISTLKPELGQYPYLQAIGIYSDATAARQAYQQQKAQADVFALTLVDEKSNVLEGVLLYKKQHHQAVIINALISRRLQDIKAMQYWLTVFSQHRFDAVQVRLVIDNADLLQRLELNQVANQVYVREFTYPTALVLGGGGAHGAFATGVFDVLKEHQILPDYLWGVSVGAITGMSLMHLDSTVAHATWDSLTTDKVYGIATVGATRYELSKVLAEHFVRQNYFEKDKLREILRPVVAQELALPHKIPFTLVATEFPLLKETHYAVNEETRVEELVEWIVASSAFYPIVDPVWIKGKQYIDGGFTDNIPIEYAAKQGAKEIWAVYMMEGSVYKDKVPADVQVHMVRSPWTLGPLLDFLPERSAEHMRLGEIRTRQMLGDYAGYYYAFEPNTDWQPFSQTFRKALAKHAATAPIALFLADPLVWLRFKQWLAVDTEYQDYDAQALGLAVIERLGRLLGVDKLPVYTAATFVTAIRELGKQQWQSLNVPNTGITRRLLLTNPEIILWGVLYTLSK
- the recN gene encoding DNA repair protein RecN; the encoded protein is MLQELSIQNFAIIRKLNLTFNDGMTVLTGETGAGKSIIIDAVGLLTGGRGSQDFIREGADRAILQGLYDIPENSKLVAVLDQYGIILESQQLLIHRELQRNGRNVIRVNGTLVNTTILRRIGLFLVDIHGQNEHQELMHVDRHRVLLDEFGKQEIEPLLQQYQAAYDTYRELEEQYHQRLENEQEWAQRYDMLSFQAKELAEADLHDGEEAALEAEYQALTNFQDVLEALSKSYEALAGDWDGNGLETVSVAVDAMEDIEELTPTYQVLTEQVRGAYFELQEASTAIQSARDNLEFDAERLQFVEDRLNLIRNLERKYGVTIADVLTHQSQVDEELAQMIGTGATAAELADQVAVAQAQAQIYADELTAVRQAKAGLLAEQIHLQLKDLVMDKAIFSVHFDKANTLTSTGQDDIEFYIQTNPGETAKPLVKIASGGELSRMMLAMKTIFSKRQGITSIIFDEVDTGVSGRVAQAIAEKIAMIAENSQVLTITHLPQVAAIAATHLYIEKNIVADRTETSVRELTVEERVDEVARMLSGSELTAAARQNARDLLKI
- a CDS encoding polyprenyl synthetase family protein, which gives rise to MNLAAFMAKVQPAIEENLAEQLTTASQLPALAEAMNYSVMNGGKRLRPALSLAVLADLGLAWQNYLTEVSAVELVHTYSLIHDDLPAMDDDDLRRGQPTSHKVYGEALAILAGDALQPLAYQWLAQSELLSAGQKSELMLQLAQASGADGMVAGQVADMAATAAETITLEQAMAIHYRKTGALLGYAAVAGGIIGQTNEDALSLLWDFGMTYGLAFQIKDDLDDLAQDDTEDKQSYPYLLGVTGAQQALQQQVTLAQEQVDGLQTLTGHSMQQLNAFLAYFKDEME
- a CDS encoding TlyA family RNA methyltransferase, encoding MAGIEKERVDILAVQQGLFTSREQAKRAIMAGEILGQNEQRMDKAGEKIPVTTELHLKGKPMPYVSRGGFKLEKMINVFDISMADKVVLDIGSSTGGFTDVSLQNGAKLVYALDVGTNQLAWKLRSDSRVVVMENTNFRYAQPDDFTHGQPERATIDVSFISLNLILPPLSKILAPGGSVATLIKPQFEAGREAVGKHGIVKDAATHLAVINKVAGYAQTAGFSIVALDFSPIKGGSGNIEFIAHLKLDGGEETISERDRRAVVEAAHAQLNARRKEQADGTE
- a CDS encoding exodeoxyribonuclease VII small subunit; protein product: MAEKTFEENLAELEKIVNQLEKGDVPLEEAIAQFETGVKLSKQLQNTLQNAQQSLTKIVAEDGTMTDFSAEGQA